A stretch of the Arachis stenosperma cultivar V10309 chromosome 6, arast.V10309.gnm1.PFL2, whole genome shotgun sequence genome encodes the following:
- the LOC130935318 gene encoding BTB/POZ domain-containing protein FBL11: MEASSVVEDDECVILVCTDPDSLEPQTPDQEYLLLTATDILTWDLPNILTFNTLKVHAHRSRLIEQSSYFRGLLGRSFSESCLSSITVKWDIGVFIQILKHIYDCSLDVTSENFLPLYEGAFYFGVETLILKCESWFSEVSSPEGFQSARLPMEDMIQIWKFGLEHASDFIVNLCVGCLARNFMWAKHNMFFKRIPHELLLSSVKHPHLTVDSETHLSDALLLWLESNMEDLECQSKDEDNCYEILKQIRLDLLALWFAAGKRNSSHFRQLAEESIASIFRLLTIPLMGSQDIFGYSDLQHLKIRLTEYSKKVDLSNCPQITPAILLLSLLPSSYIMDPAKKKIIEKFFINSGRPSKDRHVFPQRLLQTTTFEGVQEVDISKCWRLLIEHAVDYFCKSFPCLRILKAAYLLNIGTISFLQLLERFPLVCEIDLTVDSTPVIPALFTILSSNPALIPPVPQKASIINNKAVEIMPFYKFGPPLSNITRLTLEGRTDVCDSVLLYISRFCVSLCHLNIKGCISVTDVGISDLICRCRKLNSIVVCDTSFGINSVQALSSAISDGGNTSSMHSREKHLNSVASNLQELHMGGCKGVSDSSLLELMSQTQLLKSLCLRGTDLVDQALYNFLGSSLEMLDVSNTKISGAALAHVIHRNLSLKCLKAKDCRNLFPDNSCIKKRECCFFSLHEELHAGFRKTYSLEEIEFGWGFSTSSLSAMEPIMMSLKTIHIGLGGMLGEDALRKLPSTCPLLEKIILHFQVISDAILTNMVSSLVNLQELSLCYCFGDISMSSFKFSMQSLTKLRLERVTPWMTNADLLILSQNCKNLVELSLLGCPSLNSDSQEIISHGWPGLVSIHLEECGEVTSNGVSAFFYCKALEDLLLRHNGHGLQRNFIFKAASEMPLLRKLSLDVCDASEGDFDIPDYANRYSLSTVKIARCKSQRCAFNLPAPPRRSVHVESLVLVWNCRDLTRTVVKERL; encoded by the exons ATGGAGGCAAGCTCAGTCGTAGAAGACGATGAATGTGTTATCCTTGTTTGCACAGACCCCGATTCTCTCGAACCTCAAACTCCAGACCAAGAATACCTTCTCCTCACCGCCACAGATATCCTCACCTGGGACTTGCCTAACATCCTCACTTTCAACACCCTCAAAGTTCATGCACATCGCTCCAG GCTCATTGAGCAATCCTCGTATTTCCGTGGTCTACTCGGCCGGAGTTTCAG tgaatCGTGCTTAAGCTCAATCACTGTTAAATGGGATATCGGTGTATTTATCCAGATTCTGAAGCATATCTATGATTGTTCATTGGATGTTACTTCTGAGAATTTCCTCCCCCTTTATGAG GGTGCGTTCTATTTTGGAGTGGAAACACTGATATTGAAGTGTGAGTCTTGGTTTTCTGAGGTATCCTCACCTGAAGGTTTTCAGTCAGCGCGATTGCCAATGGAGGACATGATCCAGATTTGGAAGTTTGGCTTAGAGCATG CTAGTGACTTTATTGTGAACTTGTGTGTGGGCTGCCTGGCAAGAAATTTT ATGTGGGCAAAGCACAACATGTTTTTCAAGAGAATCCCGCATGAACTGCTGTTGTCTTCAGTTAAGCACCCACACTTGACTGTTGACAG TGAAACACATCTTTCTGATGCACTTCTTCTCTGGCTTGAAAGTAACATGGAAGATTTGGAGTGCCAGAGCAAGGATGAAGACAACTGCTATGAAATTTTAAAACAG ATTCGTCTGGACCTTTTGGCTTTGTGGTTTGCTGCAG GAAAAAGAAACTCTTCTCATTTTAGGCAGCTAGCTGAGGAAAGCATTGCTTCAATTTTCAGACTTTTGACTATTCCACTTATGGGTTCACAAGATATTTTTGGTTATAGTGACTTGCAACATCTCAAAATTCGGCTCACAGAGTATTCAAAG AAAGTAGACCTTTCCAATTGTCCACAAATAACACCTGCAATACTGCTTCTATCACTTCTCCCTTCATCGTATATAATGGATCCTGCTAAAAAGAAGATTATAGAAAAGTTCTTTATCAACTCTGGACGTCCTTCAAAAGATAGACATGTATTCCCTCAAAGACTCCTGCAAACCACTACCTTTGAGGGAGTTCAGGAGGTGGATATCTCAAAGTGCTGGAGATTGCTTATTGAACATGCTGTTGACTACTTCTGCAAGTCATTTCCTTGTTTAAGAATATTGAAAGCAGCTTATCTATTGAACATTGGGACAATCAGTTTCTTACAATTGTTGGAGAGGTTCCCTTTGGTCTGTGAAATTGACTTGACTGTTGATAGTACCCCAGTAATACCAGCATTATTTACCATTTTATCCTCCAATCCTGCTTTAATACCACCTGTACCACAGAAGGCCTCTATTATTAACAACAAGGCAGTGGAAATCATGCCATTTTATAAATTTGGACCTCCACTTTCCAATATTACAAGACTCACATTGGAAGGAAGAACTGATGTTTGTG ATTCGGTTCTCCTCTATATCTCCAGATTCTGTGTTTCATTGTGTCACCTGAATATTAAAGGATGTATTTCTGTCACCGATGTTGGCATATCAGATCTCATATGCAGGTGTAGAAAACTTAATTCAATTGTGGTTTGTGATACATCATTTGGGATAAATTCAGTTCAAGCTCTTTCCTCGGCTATTTCTGATGGTGGCAATACTTCCTCTATGCATTCTAGAGAGAAACATTTGAATTCTGTAGCATCTAATCTTCAAGAACTGCATATGGGTGGGTGCAAGG GTGTTTCTGATTCATCTTTACTTGAGCTTATGTCTCAGACACAGCTTTTGAAGAGTTTATGCCTGAGAGGGACTGATCTGGTTGACCAGGCGCTTTATAATTTCCTAGGTTCTTCCTTGGAGATGCTTGATGTTTCAAATACCAAG ATTTCTGGAGCTGCGTTAGCTCATGTCATTCATAGAAATCTGAGTTTGAAATGTCTGAAAGCAAAAGATTGTAGAAATCTGTTTCCAGATAACAGTTGTATTAAAAAAAGAGAATGCTGCTTTTTCTCTTTGCATGAAGAACTACATGCTGGGTTCAGAAAAACATATAGCTTGGAAGAAATTGAATTTGGATGGGGTTTTTCTACCTCATCTTTGAGTGCTATGGAACCTATAATGATGTCATTAAAGACCATCCATATAGGTTTAGGTGGTATGTTAGGTGAAGATGCACTGAGAAAATTACCTTCAACCTGTCCTTTGCTGGAAAAAATAATTCTTCATTTTCAG GTAATATCAGATGCTATTTTGACAAATATGGTTTCATCCTTGGTAAACTTGCAAGAATTATCTCTCTGCTATTGTTTTGGTGATATATCCATGTCAAGCTTCAAATTCTCCATGCAAAGTCTAACAAAGTTGAGGCTTGAAAGAGTAACCCCTTGGATGACAAATGCTGATCTGCTTATTTTAAGTCAGAATTGCAAAAATTTGGTTGAGCTTTCATTGCTAGGATGTCCTAGTCTTAACTCAG ATTCTCAAGAGATAATTTCACATGGCTGGCCAGGCTTGGTCTCTATCCATTTAGAG GAATGTGGAGAAGTAACATCAAATGGGGTCTCTGCTTTTTTTTACTGCAAAGCTCTTGAAGATCTCCTGTTGCGTCATAAT GGTCATGGGCTACAGAGAAACTTCATTTTTAAAGCTGCTTCGGAG ATGCCATTGCTTCGAAAATTGTCACTGGATGTATGTGATGCGAGTGAAGGTGATTTTGACATTCCTGAT TATGCAAACAGATACTCGTTGAGTACGGTAAAGATAGCAAGGTGCAAATCTCAAAGATGCGCATTTAATCTCCCAGCCCCTCCAAGAAGATCTGTTCATGTGGAAAGTCTGGTGCTTGTGTGGAACTGCAGAGATCTCACCAGAACCGTGGTGAAGGAACGGCTTTAG